GATCGACGTTAAACTGATGAGACCTAACGCTAATTTCGATTCCCTTCATGTCTGAAGAAGACCAAGCGAAGGTGTCGTGGTTCTGACCCAAGAATTGGATCAAGTCGTTTCTTGTATTGGTTTTAAGGTCGGCCCCAATCCTGACGCATCGTTCCGGATGTCCTTCCATTATCGAGACTTGGTCGACCTTGGTCATTATGGGTCCGCGCGAGGTGGGCTCTTTGCGAATAACGAGCTGACGAGCTTCAAGTTCGTCAGCGATCATTAATTGCTATTGAGCGGACTTCTTAATTAAGTCGTAGCCGCCTCTATAACGTTGTTTTGAGGTGCGTTGATTACCGTAGATGGTTGCGATCCCGCCCCAAGATGGGAACTTAACGCATTGATGGTACATTACGGGACCGCCTTCATCCCGTACAACCAAGGTCTACCGAGAATGGCGTTGAAGGGCGCGGGACGGACGACGACCACGAAGTCGACTAGGCGTCGTACCCCCTGGGCTTCTACTATGAGTGAAATGGTGCCCTTGGCTAAGGTTGTATCGCCGGCAAACCCGGTGAGTGGGGTTTTGGCCCCTTTCAGCTCGGAGTCGGGGTAGCCCATCCGTTTAAAGGCGTCGTAAAATAAGAGATCGACTGAGCTCCCAGTATCAATCATTATTCGGGAGAGCTCGCATCCTCCAACATCTAATCTCACTATTAGAGCGTTGTCGTGCGGTTTATCCAGGTCAGCGGTCTCGCTTTCCCAGAAGGTGATCTCATAGTCCGGGTCTGAGCGGGGTTTCCGCTCCCGGTGGTAACTTTCGACCCTACGCTGGTATGCTTTGATCGAATTAACTGAGTTACGACATAAGGAAGATCATCCCGGGATAAAGTCGACCCTATGGATTGGGTCGGAGTCTCTGAAACATCGGGAGATGATCAGGCGGAGATTCACGAGCTTCCGGGGAGCCGGAGGTGGGGTAAAGACAGATCCGAGGGAGGTGCAACAAAGGGCAAGCCCTTTGAAAACTAGGTCCATACGTTTCTTTGGGGCTGAGGGAGGGGGGAAGACCCCTCGGCCTCATCGGTTCTTTCACGTTTCGTGGCGGCTTCCTTGGTGTTCGCATTGGCTTCTCTCACTTTTTCTCCCTCTTTTTCGAGGTCGATTTCGCCGAGCTCTCCTGCTTCATGCTTTCGTGCGAGGAGGAGTCCCACAGTTCTGCACTCTTCAGTTGAGTGACCTCGTATTTTGTGGTACTTACAGAACTTCTTGGGGACAAAGTTCGGGTTCTTGGTCCTCGGCGCAGAATCAACCGCGAAAGCATGTAGACTAGACTCGAATGGTTCCTTTCGGAAAGTCTTTTTGGAAGGATTGAACGGTGCCTTTGCCGACTTATGGATCTCGGCCATAGCGGCTCGCTCTTCTTCGGCTCGGGCAAAATTAATTGACTTGTGGAGCGCGTCATCGAGCGACGGTGGTTGACGGACGGTGAGCTCTTCCCGAAATTTCAAAGTATACCATAGGCCATGCCGAAGGGCCGCTAGGGACCTCGTCATTCAAGTTGGCTATCCTGGCCTTGGTTGACTTGAAGCAAGTGATGTACTCGCGGAGCGAGTCATCCTTTCCTTGGACTAGAAGCCAAAGTTCTGATTCGGTCACCTTAGCTTGGAAGAAGACCGAATATTGTTTCGAGAATGCTGATGCGAGCTGGTCGAAGCTGTCAATGGAATTAGATTCCAAAGAAGCAAACCACTCTAATGCCGGTCCTACTAGATTCTCGGCGAAATAGCGGCAGTAACCGGCCTCACACTCATCATCGGTGAGGTAAGCTTTGGTTATTGCAAGTCTGAAAGCTCGGAGGTGTGCTCCGGGATCCGACGCACCTGCGTATTCGGGCAGACGAAGCTTAACCATGTCACGAAGGCGAACTTTCGCTATTCGGTCAATGAATGGGGTGCGCCTTGTTTCGGCGATGACACGATCGATGTCCATGGCTGCGCTTGTGGCTAAATGCACTTTGGAGCGCATTTGAGCCATCTTGGCGCTTGCTTTATTTATGTATTCGGTGAGGAACTGAGCGCTGATTGCGTCGCTCCTTGGAGGTCCGGGGAGACCAAGACCGCCGATCGACGTCACCCGTGGTGCCCTGCCCCCGAATTCTTTGGTCAAAGCCGGATTCAATCTTGTTGAGGAGTTCTCAGGAGCACCTGGGGTGCCGATGACGTGTTCGGCTGATCCGACATATCCGGTTGAGGGATGCTCATCAGGTCGTGAGCTCGCGTTACCGTTTAGGGCTGACGAGCTCGGAGCTCCGTTATTCTCCTAGGGCGCGAACACGGGCAACTTTCTGATCCCGGGTGGGGTGACGTGGACCGCCTCAAAATCGAGATGTGTCCGAGGAAGCGCTCTTTCCGTGGGATCGGTTAAAACTATCCCCGAAGGGTAAGCGGTGCCCCGACTGAGGTCGAGATTTGCACGAGACGCGAGTTCTTGCTCGTGTTGTTCAATCCTAATCATGAGGGCCCGATTTGTCGCATCTTGGCTTTGAGTCTTGTCACTCAAGACGGCGAGCATTCCTTGAATCTCGGAAAGATCGTTCCCGCGGGGAATCTCAGAGGAGGATAACGGCGCTTGGCGCTGTCCGGACTGGTTCATTCCGTTATTCTCTGAACGAGTCCACACCCAGGACTGATTTATGTTTCCCGTTGGGATCGCGGGGATCGTGGGACTTATCCCGACGGAGACCCCTGGGTTCGTGCTACCGAGATCCTGAGCCAAAACGGATCCGTGATGTGTGAGATCTGAGCCGCATGAGATGTTCTCGTTCGGTGTGTGATCGTCATTGAGTGAAGAGCCTGTCCTGGGTCTGACTGGATTTGAGACCCCGTGGTCGGACAGGGCTGGAACATGCGCACCCTGAGAAGGAGCACAGTTGGGGATTGACCCGTGGTTTGCCGCTGGTGAAGCGATTTCTGGCATGATCGTACTAGCTGTGGATGGATCCATTTCGCCTTGATTTCTTCAAAGTAGTCGATTTTTGAGGATAGAAAGACCTAAGTCCCTACAGgcggcgccaaattgttgatatCAGAAACAACAACTAGAAGTTTGATTTAAAGAAATAAGATCTGGCAGACTTTCCGTACAAATCAACAAGAACTAAGAAGAACTAGCGAACTCGATTTTATCTATTGATTTTCTGTGTTTAATCGTGAATAATTGCATATCTCGAACACTTCACAAAAGCTAAATATTTAAACTGAAATCCTTAACGAGACTCAGTGGCGTAcccagaaattttttttacccaggtcaaaacatagtaaaaaaaattctttcatattaaaaaataaaacatccaACAAAAACATCCTACAAAAGCATTCTACGATCTTTCATGTCATGAAATCTTTTTATCACAGTCTCGTTTGTAATAGTATTGAATACATCTTtctcaataaaacaaactaagCAATCATTCAAAAATTGATCCCCAATCCGATTACGTCGATGCGTCTTTATTATTTTCATGGCTGAAAAACATCTCTCAACAGTTGCAGTAGCAACCggcaaaatcaaaaccaacttcAAAAGCCTGTAAACCAAAGGATATGAcatatgttttcgtgtttccaCCAACAATCGAGCAAGGTCCCCTAGATTCTTCAAATTAGAAAATCTGTCATCATTTCGTACATTATCAATGTAGATAGATAATTCTTGCTCAAGAGATATGAACTCCCCTGAACTAAAGTCATCTGGATAGAACTTAGATAACCTCAATAACTTTGAGTGATCAAACTCAGAAAATGCATCAATGGGAGATAGAGAAGCAACACAAATAAGCAATTCAGTGTTCACCTCATTAAAGCGGTCGTTAAATTCTTGAAGCTGCATATCCAAGACAGCATATAAGCAGTTGACCTTGTAATGATGCATATTGGATACTCCTGTTTTTTTCTTCGTCTCTTTGAGTCAACAAAATCTGCCTCCATCTCAACCGTTTCGAGCTCATGTTTCTCACAAAATGCAGAAACTTTCATCATGAGAGAATTCCACCCATCATCCCTAAACAATTGAAGTTGCCTCTTAGTTGATCCTACCAATGACATAGCATTTAAAATATCTTGATCTTGTCTTTCTAGCGCCATCGATAAGTTCTCTGTCAGTCCTAATAGGTGTATCATCATTtgcaaataaaacacaaaaccaaagctATGTAAATAGTTAAGGAGACCATGTGCTTGACGTCTTTTCAAGTCATCTACACCTTCATCCTCAATGTACTCAAGCACCTCGATGATAGAAGAAAATAACTCAATCAATCGCACAAGAGTTCTGTAGTGAGAATTCCAACGGGTATTTCCTGGTCTTTGAAGAGAGATCTCTTGATTCAACCCTGTTCCAGTACTTCTTTCACCTTTAtcaatttcttcttgaatctttttTCTATGACTCTCTCGGATCAGATCTTTTCTTTTGCATGAAGCTCCCACCAcattcaacaacagagaaatcatatcaaaaaattCTCCaacattaaaatgtttttttgcaaCTGCTATAACAACTAATTGAAGTTGATGAGCAAAACAGTGGACATAATATGCTGACGTGCTTTCCCTCATAATTAATGTTCTTAATCCATTGAATTCGCCTTTCATATTGCTAGCTCCATCATATCCTTGCCCTCTCACTTTTTTAATACTCAATCCATATTTagcaaacaaatcatcaatagcAGATTTCAAAGATGTTGCAGATGTCTCACTCACATGTGTAATactcaagaatctctctttgactATCCCACTTTTATCAACAAATCTAAACACTACTGCCATTTGTTCTTTATCAGAAACATCAGCAGATTCATCCACCAACAAAGCAAAAACATCATGATCAATCTCCTCAATAATAGATTTGACTACTTCCTCTGCAAAACAATGAGCAATATCTTTCTGAATTTTAGGACACTTCATTCGATTATTCCCAGGAGCATTGGTCTAATGGGTCACTTTGGAGTTGCTAAGACTTATAAGGTGATGCAAGAACATTTCCACTGGCCGCACATGAAACGAGATGTTGAACGACTTTGCGAACGGTGTGCGACTTGTAAGCAAGCTAAGGCTAAGGTTCAATCCCACGGTTTGTATACCCCTTTACCTATTCCTTTGCATCCTTGGACTGATatatctatggattttgtggttggattgcCTAGGACTAGGGCTGGTAAGgattctatttttgtggtggttGATCGCTTTTCTAAAATGGCGCATTTTATTCCTTGTCATAAAACTGATGATGCATCTCATGTTGCTAGCTTGTTCTTTAAGGAAGTTGTTCGTTTGCATGGCATACCTAAGACTATAGTTTCTGACCGTGATACTAAGTTCCttagttatttttggaaaactttgtggTCTAAGTTAGGAACTAGATTGCTTTTCTCTACtacatgtcatccgcaaacagatggTCAAACTGAAGTTGTCAATAGAACCTTGTCCACATTGTTGCGTGTGCTTATCAAGAAGAACCTTAAGACTTGGGAGGATTGCTTGCCGCATGTAgaatttgcttataatcatTCTATGCATTCCGCGACTAAGTTTTCTccatttgaaattgtttatgggttCAACCCCACTTCTCCTTTGGATCTAATGCCTTTACCTTTgagtgtgagaacaagtcttgaTGGCAAGAAAAAGGCCGATTTAGTTAAACAGGTTCACAAAAAGGCTAAGGAGAATTTGGAAGCCCGGACGAAGCTGTATGAGAAGTATGCGAACAAAGGGCGTAGAGAAGTCATCTTCAATGAGGGTGATCAAGTGTGGGTTCATCTTCGGAAGGAGCGTTTCCCGGAGGAGCGAGCATCCAAGCTAATGCCGAGGATTGATGGACCATTCACAGTGCTgaaaagaatcaacaacaatgcctaccaactcgacctccaaggtaagtacaaagttaGTGGCAGTTTCAACgtttctgatcttcttccttattgtgcagataattcggatttgaggtcaaatccttttcaagtgggagaggatgatgagaccatggacagCTCCACTCAACCACACGAActtgaggagcagcttgaaccagaggaagcaccggaggagcagcttgaaccagaggaagcaccggaggagcagcttgtaccagcggaagcagcGGAGGAAGCACTAATCGTTCCGGcgggtcctataacaaggtcacggtccaagaggttcaaccaagctatCAGTGGACTACtcaaggagctggacaagaaCCAAGAAGACATGGCTCAAACCACTATGAcgttgctcacagctcaaggtgctcggtaaagggtaaaatgttgctttggtgctctttttcccttggtcaagttttgtcccattgggttttcttgacaaggtttttaatgaggcctaagtaacattttcaagcccctttgccagcccaattcgtggtccaaggttccccacaaaggccttggcccattttctatctctttctcattcaaactttgcatttattgctttgtaatttccaagactttgtgcatgagcttgcatgagtGTGGACTCTTGCATGAGCTCCACCTcttctcttctagatccttctccttcgtcccccttctcctatttaaagaccttgtatctctcatttgtttctcatcaaacattttaatcaaaaacctttcttttacttgtttgatctgagaagtgtgtaatatcttctcaacttgttttcttcttagtgtGTAATATCTAAGTTGAACTCGAGCCTCaagtctaagagattttcatctctcttggaagttcacTTCAATCCCCCTTTCTATCCGCTGCATCATTTCATCATTCCATCTCTTTCAATCCGCTGCATAATCAACCcccttcaccttccatttgtCCGATCTATTGCATCTTTGGTCTCTTGATCTTCATCAGTCTGATACATCTCCTTCAAAGCCTTgcaagtgtgttcttgggaagcAGATTCCTCATTAGGAGTCTATCAATGGGGCTAGCCATTCCTCACTTGTCCTCTTCCGAtccatcatcgtcttcatctcCTCTAGCCGAGCCGTTCATCATTTCGCTAGCCGTACCGCAACTCCACTGTTCGTACCGTAGCCACTCGACCACGACGTGACCAAAAGTCGAACTCCCAATCCGCTCGTTTGTTTGCCGCCATCTTCCGTTTCCATCGTTTGTTTTCACCCTGAAATCGAACCACCGCGTCTTGTCAGAAAGAAGTTTCTCCTAGCTTGTTTGGCCCGAGAGTACTCGATTTCGTCCGTACCGCGAGACGTACGGCCCTTGCATCAGCTGGTATTAGAGCTCAACGTTCCTAACcaaaggttgtgtctttctaaccCAGAAACTCATCTccttttgtttaaagtttggATCTTGAGCATATTTAGTAGTCCCGTTTGCTTTATCTTGCTTCGCTTGTTTCGTTTAatcatttggtttaatttggtgcatgcGTAGTGTTATTAGTCGTTTGTTTAGGTTGTCTTGTGGTCATCATGTTCGTAGCTTTGTTCATTCGTGTTCTTGTATAAACATTGATAGATCGATAAAGTTCGTGTTTTGCTTTCGCATTCTTGTTGTGGTCCAAAAGAACTTTTGTCATGACTCGCttttacttttggttttgtttagtcTTAGGATTGCTTTTGCATCGCTGTCATCAATCATTGTGTAGCATAAGAAAAATATCTCTTTGTGGTCCAACGAAAGTAATATACTTACGAACATTCGTTCTTTGTTTTTGACGAGGTTTAAATTCAGCCAAACCGTGCATCGTGTCGAGCCATGTCACCGTTGACCGACCGTACGATCACTATGGCCGAACAATAACCGCCGGCGAATCCTCTACCACCACCAGAGATTGGTGTCACACTAGCGGCCTTATGCAACGAAATAGAGCGCTTGGCCGAGCGTATGACGCGCCTTGAATTCTTAAATCCCCCTAGAGAAGATCCTTTGCCCATGCGACGTCAACGTCAAGAGCCGGATCAAAGTAACCAGTCCGACGAGGACTTTGAACCACTTCCGAGGCGACACCAATGATGCGACGACCAATACGATGATGCCCCGAGGCCTAACAAACTTGGCCACAAGATGACGGCGCCAACATTTGCCTGTTAATCTGACCCGGAGGCCTACCTCGACTGGAAGAGCAGAATGGACCACCTCTACTCATGTCACAACTATCTGGAGATGCGTAATATCAACTACGCCATGGCCCAATTCATAGAATACGCTCTCATGTGGTGGGACCGCTTAGTGGCTGAGCAACGCCGTAATCATGACCGACCGATCGCCACTTGTGATAGACTCCTGGTGAGGAAtctgctcccaagaacacacttgcAAGGGGGTTGATTATGCAACggatcaaagaagatgaaatggTGAAATGATGCAGCGGATGAAAAGGGGAATGAAgtgaacttccaagagagatgaaaatctcttagacttcaggctcgagttcaacttagatatgactcactaagaagaaaacaagttgagaagatattacacacttctcagatcaaacaagtagaaagaggtttttgattaaaatgtttgatgagaaacaaagaagagatacatTGATGTGACCCGAGGACACGGTCACGGTacggtcgcggtacggacgcggcttgagctctcggtcaACTTTCAGTCGGTGAATCTTTCCTCGGCCGAGGTTCTGGGCTTCGGATCtaggagagaatcaaacgagggaaacggagtttgaaggatttcaaacgagccgttcggGAGATACGTCGAGAAGCCATGAACGGTTCAATCGGACAGTACGGATGCGGAACGAGCGGGTGGACGTNNNNNNNNNNNNNNNNNNNNNNNNNNNNNNNNNNNNNNNNNNNNNNNNNNNNNNNNNNNNNNNNNNNNNNNNNNNNNNNNNNNNNNNNNNNNNNNNNNNNNNNNNNNNNNNNNNNNNNNNNNNNNNNNNNNNNNNNNNNNNNNNNNNNNNNNNNNNNNNNNNNNNNNNNNNNNNNNNNNNNNNNNNNNNNNNNNNNNNNNNNNNNNNNNNNNNNNNNNNNNNNNNNNNNNNNNNNNNNNNNNNNNNNNNNNNNNNNNNNNNNNNNNNNNNNNNNNNNNNNNNNNNNNNNNNNNNNNNNNNNNNNNNNNNNNNNNNNNNNNNNNNNNNNNNNNNNNNNNNNNNNNNNNNNNNNNNNNNNNNNNNNNNNNNNNNNNNNNNNNNNNNNNNNNNNNNNNNNNNNNNNNNNNNNNNNNNNNNNNNNNNNNNNNNNNNNNNNNNNNNNNNNNNNNNNNNNNNNNNNNNNNNNNNNNNNNNNNNNNNNNNNNNNNNNNNNNNNNNNNNNNNNNNNNNNNNNNNNNNNNNNNNNNNNNNNNNNNNNNNNNNNNNNNNNNNNNNNNNNNNNNNNNNNNNNNNNNNNNNNNNNNNNNNNNNNNNNNNNNNNNNNNNNNNNNNNNNNNNNNNNNNNNNNNNNNNNNNNNNNNNNNNNNNNNNNNNNNNNNNNNNNNNNNNNNNNNNNNNNNNNNNNNNNNNNNNNNNNNNNNNNNNNNNNNNNNNNNNNNNNNNNNNNNNNNNNNNNNNNNNNNNNNNNNNNNNNNNNNNNNNNNNNNNNNNNNNNNNNNNNNNNNNNNNNNNNNNNNNNNNNNNNNNNNNNNNNNNNNNNNNNNNNNNNNNNNNNNNNNNNNNNNNNNNNNNNNNNNNNNNNNNNNNNNNNNNNNNNNNNNNNNNNNNNNNNNNNNNNNNNNNNNNNNNNNNNNNNNNNNNNNNNNNNNNNNNNNNNNNNNNNNNNNNNNNNNNNNNNNNNNNNNNNNNNNNNNNNNNNNNNNNNNNNNNNNNNNNNNNNNNNNNNNNNNNNNNNNNNNNNNNNNNNNNNNNNNNNNNNNNNNNNNNNNNNNNNNNNNNNNNNNNNNNNNNNNNNNNNNNNNNNNNNNNNNNNNNNNNNNNNNNNNNNNNNNNNNNNNNNNNNNNNNNNNNNNNNNNNNNNNNNNNNNNNNNNNNNNNNNNNNNNNNNNNNNNNNNNNNNNNNNNNNNNNNNNNNNNNNNNNNNNNNNNNNNNNNNNNNNNNNNNNNNNNNNNNNNNNNNNNNNNNNNNNNNNNNNNNNNNNNNNNNNNNNNNNNNNNNNNNNNNNNNNNNNNNNNNNNNNNNNNNNNNNNNNNNNNNNNNNNNNNNNNNNNNNNNNNNNNNNNNNNNNNNNNNNNNNNNNNNNNNNNNNNNNNNNNNNNNNNNNNNNNNNNNNNNNNNNNNNNNNNNNNNNNNNNNNNNNNNNNNNNNNNNNNNNNNNNNNNNNNNNNNNNNNNNNNNNNNNNNNNNNNNNNNNNNNNNNNNNNNNNNNNNNNNNNNNNNNNNNNNNNNNNNNNNNNNNNNNNNNNNNNNNNNNNNNNNNNNNNNNNNNNNNNNNNNNNNNNNNNNNNNNNNNNNNNNNNNNNNNNNNNNNNNNNNNNNNNNNNNNNNNNNNNNNNNNNNNNNNNNNNNNNNNNNNNNNNNNNNNNNNNNNNNNNNNNNNNNNNNNNNNNNNNNNNNNNNNNNNNNNNNNNNNNNNNNNNNNNNNNNNNNNNNNNNNNNNNNNNNNNNNNNNNNNNNNNNNNNNNNNNNNNNNNNNNNNNNNNNNNNNNNNNNNNNNNNNNNNNNNNNNNNNNNNNNNNNNNNNNNNNNNNNNNNNNNNNNNNNNNNNNNNNNNNNNNNNNNNNNNNNNNNNNNNNNNNNNNNNNNNNNNNNNNNNNNNNNNNNNNNNNNNNNNNNNNNNNNNNNNNNNNNNNNNNNNNNNNNNNNNNNNNNNNNNNNNNNNNNNNNNNNNNNNNNNNNNNNNNNNNNNNNNNNNNNNNNNNNNNNNNNNNNNNNNNNNNNNNNNNNNNNNNNNNNNNNNNNNNNNNNNNNNNNNNNNNNNNNNNNNNNNNNNNNNNNNNNNNNNNNNNNNNNNNNNNNNNNNNNNNNNNNNNNNNNNNNNNNNNNNNNNNNNNNNNNNNNNNNNNNNNNNNNNNNNNNNNNNNNNNNNNNNNNNNNNNNNNNNNNNNNNNNNNNNNNNNNNNNNNNNNNNNNNNNNNNNNNNNNNNNNNNNNNNNNNNNNNNNNNNNNNNNNNNNNNNNNNNNNNNNNNNNNNNNNNNNNNNNNNNNNNNNNNNNNNNNNNNNNNNNNNNNNNNNNNNNNNNNNNNNNNNNNNNNNNNNNNNNNNNNNNNNNNNNNNNNNNNNNNNNNNNNNNNNNNNNNNNNNNNNNNNNNNNNNNNNNNNNNNNNNNNNNNNNNNNNNNNNNNNNNNNNNNNNNNNNNNNNNNNNNNNNNNNNNNNNNNNNNNNNNNNNNNNNNNNNNNNNNNNNNNNNNNNNNNNNNNNNNNNNNNNNNNNNNNNNNNNNNNNNNNNNNNNNNNNNNNNNNNNNNNNNNNNNNNNNNNNNNNNNNNNNNNNNNNNNNNNNNNNNNNNNNNNNNNNNNNNNNNNNNNNNNNNNNNNNNNNNNNNNNNNNNNNNNNNNNNNNNNNNNNNNNNNNNNNNNNNNNNNNNNNNNNNNNNNNNNNNNNNNNNNNNNNNNNNNNNNNNNNNNNNNNNNNNNNNNNNNNNNNNNNNNNNNNNNNNNNNNNNNNNNNNNNNNNNNNNNNNNNNNNNNNNNNNNNNNNNNNNNNNNNNNNNNNNNNNNNNNNNNNNNNNNNNNNNNNNNNNNNNNNNNNNNNNNNNNNNNNNNNNNNNNNNNNNNNNNNNNNNNNNNNNNNNNNNNNNNNNNNNNNNNNNNNNNNNNNNNNNNNNNNNNNNNNNNNNNNNNNNNNNNNNNNNNNNNNNNNNNNNNNNNNNNNNNNNNNNNNNNNNNNNNNNNNNNNNNNNNNNNNNNNNNNNNNNNNNNNNNNNNNNNNNNNNNNNNNNNNNNNNNNNNNNNNNNNNNNNNNNNNNNNNNNNNNNNNNNNNNNNNNNNNNNNNNNNNNNNNNNNNNNNNNNNNNNNNNNNNNNNNNNNNNNNNNNNNNNNNNNNNNNNNNNNNN
Above is a genomic segment from Camelina sativa cultivar DH55 unplaced genomic scaffold, Cs unpScaffold00720, whole genome shotgun sequence containing:
- the LOC104773886 gene encoding uncharacterized protein LOC104773886, which translates into the protein MKCPKIQKDIAHCFAEEVVKSIIEEIDHDVFALLVDESADVSDKEQMAVVFRFVDKSGIVKERFLSITHVSETSATSLKSAIDDLFAKYGLSIKKVRGQGYDGAVGASCKRKDLIRESHRKKIQEEIDKGERSTGTGLNQEISLQRPGNTRWNSHYRTLVRLIELFSSIIELQEFNDRFNEVNTELLICVASLSPIDAFSEFDHSKLLRLSKFYPDDFSSGEFISLEQELSIYIDNVRNDDRFSNLKNLGDLARLLVETRKHMSYPLVYRLLKLVLILPVATATVERCFSAMKIIKTHRRNRIGDQFLNDCLVCFIEKDVFNTITNETVIKRFHDMKDRRMLL